The following proteins are encoded in a genomic region of Pseudomonadota bacterium:
- a CDS encoding tetratricopeptide repeat protein, protein MEDKPDRVFAGHMSAGFRGDCLRRIRDLEKAGRLADALAEFERLLAAEAPVFSAALLLEYGRLLWLDRQSTRALAVWEQLVLDPSAASYAGKALYNLAKAQAESGQSSRAAALYERLLALEPETREALFNLANLRQKTGAPEAALPLYRRLLALEPGRVEAWINCARACKSCGDYERAEFCLGRALALAPTAVTAHWNLAHVCLSQGRFAEGWAEYEWRLRRPEAFIPAGVEKIAPWRGENLRGRRLLLWSEQGAGDAIQFVRFAAKLSGPPACVALLCQDNLRRLLQSAPGIDLVLPFSSLPEGFDFQLSLLSLPWRLGLHTQAELSARPYLAAGPPVAKGGPAGVGKFPFHQFDDSRIKVGLVWSGNPFHVNDARRSIAFSELAPLGRIAGMCFFSLQKAVKRESLPQAQREIQPLIDLAPWMNDFAATAWVLQQLDLLLSVDTAVAHLAGALGVPAWILLPCEADWRWGLKGRRSYWYDSVRLFRQPKPGDWRSVIAALGEALASFVKADFLRG, encoded by the coding sequence TTGGAAGACAAACCTGATCGGGTTTTCGCCGGTCACATGTCGGCGGGCTTTCGCGGGGACTGCTTGCGTCGGATCAGAGATCTGGAAAAGGCGGGTCGCCTGGCCGATGCCCTGGCTGAGTTTGAGCGGCTGCTGGCCGCCGAGGCCCCCGTGTTTTCGGCCGCCCTGTTGCTCGAATATGGCCGGCTCCTGTGGCTGGACCGGCAGTCGACGCGGGCGCTGGCTGTCTGGGAACAGCTGGTGCTTGATCCTTCTGCGGCTTCGTATGCCGGAAAGGCTCTCTATAATCTGGCCAAGGCCCAGGCCGAGTCCGGCCAATCGAGTCGGGCGGCGGCGCTTTACGAAAGGCTTTTGGCACTCGAACCGGAGACTCGGGAGGCCTTGTTTAACCTGGCCAATCTGCGCCAGAAAACCGGCGCTCCCGAGGCGGCGCTGCCTCTTTATCGGCGCTTGCTGGCTTTGGAACCGGGGAGGGTTGAGGCTTGGATCAATTGCGCCCGGGCCTGCAAAAGTTGTGGGGATTATGAGCGGGCCGAATTCTGCCTGGGACGAGCGTTGGCGTTGGCGCCGACAGCGGTTACGGCCCATTGGAACCTGGCGCACGTCTGCTTGAGTCAGGGACGTTTTGCTGAGGGCTGGGCCGAGTACGAATGGCGTTTGCGGCGGCCGGAGGCTTTTATTCCTGCCGGGGTCGAAAAGATCGCGCCCTGGCGGGGTGAAAACCTGCGCGGCCGCCGGCTGCTGCTCTGGAGTGAGCAGGGCGCCGGCGACGCCATTCAGTTTGTTCGTTTCGCCGCGAAATTGTCGGGGCCTCCAGCCTGCGTGGCTTTGCTCTGCCAGGATAATCTGCGGCGCTTGTTGCAATCCGCTCCCGGAATAGATTTGGTTCTGCCCTTTTCCAGTTTGCCGGAAGGTTTTGATTTCCAGCTTTCACTGCTAAGTCTGCCCTGGCGGCTGGGTTTGCATACTCAGGCTGAACTGTCGGCCCGGCCTTATCTTGCGGCGGGGCCGCCTGTCGCCAAAGGCGGCCCCGCCGGCGTGGGAAAATTTCCTTTTCATCAATTTGACGACTCCAGGATCAAGGTCGGTCTGGTCTGGAGCGGCAATCCTTTTCATGTCAATGACGCCAGGCGCTCAATCGCTTTCTCTGAGCTGGCCCCCCTGGGCCGGATAGCGGGAATGTGCTTTTTCAGCCTGCAGAAAGCGGTTAAGCGGGAGTCTCTGCCGCAAGCTCAGCGGGAAATTCAGCCCTTAATCGATCTGGCTCCCTGGATGAATGATTTTGCCGCGACCGCCTGGGTTTTGCAACAACTGGATCTGCTCTTGAGTGTTGATACTGCCGTCGCCCATCTGGCCGGGGCTCTGGGGGTTCCGGCCTGGATTTTACTGCCCTGCGAGGCCGACTGGCGCTGGGGTCTGAAGGGTCGGCGCAGTTACTGGTATGATTCCGTAAGGCTTTTCCGCCAGCCTAAACCAGGCGACTGGCGAAGTGTAATCGCGGCACTTGGAGAGGCGCTGGCTTCATTTGTGAAAGCTGATTTTCTGCGCGGTTAG